One genomic segment of Clostridium saccharoperbutylacetonicum N1-4(HMT) includes these proteins:
- the ccpM gene encoding Cys-rich peptide radical SAM maturase CcpM gives MSKDPFIYKFKTPRSNYIYDINTNMLVSINKEIYDILGKKDISDSIDNSSEEFEIINEMKKSGLLSPNNIEIIEHPESYFLESTFKRRLNTITLQITQQCNLRCKYCVYSGDYDTRTHSNKMMTIEVAKRSIDFLINNSIDSNMLNIGFYGGEPLLRYDFIKECIEYAENKAEGKEISFQITTNATLITPEIVSYFERHNVFLTISLDGNKEAHDKNRVFATSGCGSFDVIIKNLGEIKKSFPKYFSKILFNTVIDPKNDFSCTNNFFTNYETIKDSTISTNLINYNYSKIHVDKNEDFIINWEYELFKLFLYKLGELSKKHITKLQDAYFASIKMTLFDRGVTNLRQRKAHPGGPCIPGIQRLFVNTDGVFYPCERVSEKSEIMKIGNIEDGFDIEKIYKLLNIGKITQDQCKNCYAFYFCGLCAAFADNLTELSKDIKLNNCESTRKRVENMLKDYCMLREFGYDFEKENL, from the coding sequence TTGAGTAAAGATCCTTTTATATACAAATTTAAAACACCTAGAAGTAATTATATATATGATATAAATACAAATATGCTTGTTAGTATTAATAAAGAAATTTATGATATTTTAGGAAAAAAAGATATATCAGATTCTATTGATAATTCTAGTGAAGAATTTGAAATAATAAATGAAATGAAAAAAAGTGGGTTATTGTCCCCTAATAATATAGAAATAATTGAACATCCTGAAAGCTATTTTTTAGAATCTACCTTTAAACGTAGATTAAATACAATAACATTACAAATTACTCAACAATGCAATTTAAGATGTAAATATTGTGTTTATTCAGGTGACTATGATACTAGAACTCATTCCAATAAAATGATGACCATTGAAGTGGCTAAGAGATCAATTGATTTTCTAATTAATAATTCAATTGATTCTAATATGTTGAATATAGGGTTTTATGGTGGTGAGCCACTGTTAAGATATGATTTTATAAAAGAGTGTATTGAATATGCTGAGAATAAAGCAGAAGGAAAAGAAATATCATTTCAAATTACTACTAATGCAACACTTATCACTCCTGAAATAGTCAGTTATTTCGAAAGGCACAATGTGTTTTTAACAATAAGCTTAGATGGTAATAAAGAAGCTCACGATAAAAACAGGGTATTTGCTACTAGTGGATGTGGTTCTTTTGATGTAATCATTAAGAATTTAGGAGAAATAAAAAAATCATTTCCTAAATACTTCAGTAAAATTCTTTTTAATACCGTAATAGATCCTAAGAATGATTTTTCTTGTACAAATAACTTTTTTACAAATTATGAGACTATAAAAGATTCAACCATAAGTACAAACTTAATAAATTATAACTATTCAAAAATTCATGTTGATAAAAATGAAGATTTCATTATAAATTGGGAATACGAGCTTTTTAAGTTATTTCTATATAAATTAGGTGAACTAAGTAAAAAACATATAACTAAGCTTCAAGATGCATATTTTGCTTCTATAAAAATGACTCTATTTGATAGGGGTGTTACGAATTTAAGACAAAGAAAAGCCCATCCGGGAGGTCCATGTATACCCGGAATACAACGATTATTTGTAAATACAGACGGAGTATTTTATCCATGTGAACGAGTAAGTGAAAAGTCTGAAATAATGAAAATAGGAAATATTGAGGACGGATTTGATATTGAAAAAATATATAAGTTATTAAATATAGGCAAAATAACTCAAGATCAATGCAAAAATTGTTATGCTTTTTATTTTTGTGGGTTATGTGCAGCATTTGCTGACAATCTAACTGAGCTATCCAAAGATATAAAATTAAATAACTGCGAGTCTACTCGCAAACGTGTAGAAAATATGCTAAAAGATTATTGCATGCTTCGAGAATTTGGATATGACTTCGAAAAAGAAAATTTATAA
- a CDS encoding TIGR04066 family peptide maturation system protein, producing MESLMIYPFDIESMPLVRHEKLLSKYSIKVLVSPNGWGMTNKDAGIIDNSNETNITISENFEKEITNVDTVLFVESNIKLDFETVIYPKVLLAIEQNKNIICSIKLEEKIKNEIMHKCMEKHIRFEYLMSNEKNDMQSKDEQKALFEINSPVVFVCGNDERTDKFEIQLLLREYLLKDGYIFSQIGTKNYSNLLDFHVFPQFMYENSLSETDKIIRFNHYVKYIELTENPDLIVIGVPFGIMPFDNEFNNNFGIMLYEISNALKPDYVIISNTYREYLKEDFKDMCNLVKYKFGFDIDCFNISNTRIDWNSSKQASRKAYTKIPSTFIDEKISQFKENDIPVVNILNEDNSLFLYEHLINSLSENEKITWL from the coding sequence ATGGAAAGTTTGATGATATATCCATTTGATATAGAAAGTATGCCATTAGTAAGGCATGAAAAGTTACTTTCTAAATATTCAATAAAAGTATTAGTTTCACCAAATGGATGGGGAATGACTAATAAAGATGCTGGTATTATTGATAATAGTAATGAAACCAATATAACGATTAGTGAGAATTTTGAAAAAGAGATCACTAATGTTGATACTGTGCTTTTTGTAGAGTCAAATATCAAATTAGATTTTGAAACGGTGATATATCCTAAAGTTCTACTTGCCATAGAACAAAACAAAAATATTATTTGTTCAATTAAGCTAGAAGAAAAAATCAAAAATGAAATTATGCATAAGTGTATGGAAAAACATATTAGATTTGAATACTTGATGTCAAATGAAAAGAATGATATGCAATCAAAAGATGAACAAAAAGCATTATTTGAAATTAATTCTCCTGTTGTTTTTGTATGTGGGAATGATGAAAGAACAGATAAGTTTGAGATACAACTACTCTTAAGGGAGTACTTGTTAAAGGATGGCTATATTTTTTCTCAAATCGGAACTAAAAACTATTCTAACTTGCTTGATTTTCATGTTTTTCCGCAATTCATGTATGAAAATTCTTTGTCAGAGACAGATAAAATAATACGCTTTAATCATTATGTAAAATATATAGAATTAACAGAAAATCCAGATTTAATAGTTATAGGAGTACCTTTTGGTATAATGCCTTTTGATAATGAATTCAATAACAACTTTGGAATAATGCTTTATGAAATTTCCAATGCATTAAAACCAGATTATGTAATTATTTCCAATACTTATAGAGAATATTTAAAAGAAGATTTCAAAGACATGTGTAATTTAGTAAAATATAAATTTGGCTTTGATATTGATTGTTTTAATATATCGAATACTAGGATAGATTGGAATAGTTCTAAACAAGCATCCAGAAAGGCTTATACTAAAATACCGTCTACATTTATAGATGAAAAGATTTCACAATTTAAAGAGAATGATATACCAGTAGTAAATATTTTAAATGAAGATAATTCTTTATTTTTATATGAACATTTAATAAATAGTTTATCTGAAAATGAAAAAATCACATGGTTATAA
- a CDS encoding dockerin type I domain-containing protein — protein sequence MKKKKLSLIATLCLVTTFATSVSITDTIVKAETTNNVEQETYNWNRAKTGAGGGFIPAVIFNQSEKDLIYTRTDMGGVYRWNPSNKTWKALTDWVSHDDWNLLGCESLATDPVETNRVYLAAGTYTNEWTNDNGAILRSTDKGDTWERVNLPFKIGGNMPGRSMGERLAIDPNDNRILYLGTHNGNGLWKSTDYGVTWSKVDSFTAVGDYIDSNFKDQIGVVWVTFDKSTGSKGNASQTIYVGVADTKQSIYKSTDGGATWSAVEGQPTLANQSSWVTSTTDSTPKAFLPHHGVLSSDGYLYVTYSNTCGPYDGAKGDVWKYNTKTGEWKNISPIKPTSSDNFSGYAGLAVDPENPKTIMVTNLNWWPDVQMCRSTDGGENWTSIWSWGSYPERKLNYTQDISKAPWLDWGEYKSPPEVTPKLGWMVGGIAIDPFNSDRMMYGTGATLYGTDDLTNWDKGKKIDISVKADGIEEEAVSAVISPPAGANLISGMGDVCGFRHDDLTKTPDKMMSTPNFSTTSMDYAELQPNFIVRSGNVSKDNKDRVKSCGFSYDGGKNWFQGKDAEGMDVDSGGTVAAAADATAVVWSPTSGKISYSKTNGSAWTACTGIPNGAKVASDRVNPKVFYGFSDGKFYRSNDGGATFKVTNATGLPKSGTGKFKAVPGKEGEIWLTSGSKQEGIYGMWHSKDYGETFTKIEAVQEADTIGYGKAAEGANYLSIYTNAKINNVRGIFRSNDEGKTWTRINDDKHQYGAADADISGDARIYGRVYIATNGLGVVYGDTTKDNTLKVVGDVNSDGIVDISDYIAMQKYVMGETIDINTQNSDINGDGRINTADLFALRKIINS from the coding sequence ATGAAAAAGAAAAAATTAAGTTTAATTGCAACTTTATGTCTTGTGACAACATTTGCTACCTCGGTTTCAATTACGGATACAATAGTAAAAGCTGAAACAACAAACAATGTTGAACAAGAAACATATAATTGGAATAGAGCTAAAACGGGAGCAGGTGGAGGTTTTATTCCAGCTGTGATTTTTAACCAAAGTGAGAAGGATTTGATTTATACAAGAACTGATATGGGTGGAGTTTATAGATGGAACCCTTCAAATAAAACCTGGAAAGCGCTTACAGATTGGGTAAGCCATGATGATTGGAATCTCCTTGGCTGTGAAAGTTTAGCTACTGATCCAGTTGAAACCAACAGGGTTTATTTAGCAGCAGGAACCTATACAAATGAATGGACTAATGATAATGGTGCTATTCTCCGTTCAACTGATAAGGGAGATACTTGGGAAAGAGTTAATTTACCTTTTAAAATAGGAGGAAATATGCCAGGTCGTTCAATGGGAGAGCGCCTAGCTATTGATCCAAATGATAACAGAATACTTTATTTAGGTACGCATAATGGTAATGGTCTATGGAAAAGTACAGATTACGGAGTTACTTGGTCTAAGGTAGATAGCTTTACAGCTGTTGGCGATTATATTGATTCAAATTTTAAAGATCAAATTGGAGTGGTATGGGTAACTTTTGATAAATCTACAGGAAGTAAAGGAAATGCATCTCAAACTATATATGTAGGAGTAGCAGATACTAAGCAAAGTATCTACAAGAGTACAGATGGTGGTGCAACTTGGTCAGCTGTTGAAGGTCAGCCAACTTTAGCTAATCAGTCAAGCTGGGTAACATCAACTACAGATTCAACTCCAAAGGCATTTTTACCACACCACGGAGTATTATCTTCTGATGGATACTTATATGTTACTTATAGTAACACTTGTGGACCATATGATGGAGCTAAGGGTGATGTATGGAAATACAACACTAAGACAGGGGAATGGAAGAATATAAGTCCTATTAAACCTACTAGCTCAGACAACTTTTCTGGTTATGCCGGACTAGCTGTTGATCCTGAAAATCCAAAGACTATAATGGTAACAAATTTAAACTGGTGGCCTGATGTTCAAATGTGTAGAAGTACAGATGGGGGTGAAAACTGGACATCAATTTGGTCTTGGGGATCTTATCCTGAACGTAAATTGAATTATACGCAGGATATATCAAAAGCACCTTGGCTTGATTGGGGTGAATATAAGAGTCCTCCAGAAGTTACACCAAAACTCGGCTGGATGGTAGGCGGAATTGCAATTGATCCATTTAATTCTGACCGCATGATGTATGGAACAGGTGCAACTCTTTATGGGACAGATGATTTAACTAATTGGGATAAAGGTAAAAAAATTGATATTTCAGTAAAAGCTGATGGTATAGAAGAGGAAGCTGTAAGTGCAGTAATCAGCCCGCCAGCAGGTGCAAATTTAATAAGTGGAATGGGAGATGTTTGTGGATTCCGTCATGATGATTTAACAAAGACACCAGATAAGATGATGTCTACTCCAAATTTTAGTACTACAAGTATGGATTATGCAGAGCTTCAGCCCAATTTTATAGTTCGTTCAGGAAATGTGTCAAAAGATAATAAAGACCGTGTAAAGAGCTGTGGATTTTCATATGATGGTGGTAAGAATTGGTTCCAGGGAAAAGATGCCGAGGGTATGGATGTTGATTCAGGAGGAACAGTTGCAGCTGCAGCAGATGCAACTGCAGTTGTATGGAGTCCAACATCTGGAAAGATTAGTTACTCTAAGACTAATGGAAGTGCGTGGACAGCATGTACTGGAATTCCAAATGGTGCTAAGGTAGCTTCAGACCGTGTGAATCCAAAAGTATTTTATGGATTCTCAGACGGAAAATTCTATAGAAGTAATGATGGTGGGGCTACATTTAAAGTGACAAATGCTACAGGTCTTCCTAAGAGTGGAACAGGTAAGTTTAAAGCAGTTCCAGGTAAAGAGGGAGAAATATGGCTTACAAGTGGAAGTAAACAAGAAGGAATATATGGAATGTGGCATTCTAAAGACTATGGTGAAACTTTTACAAAGATTGAAGCAGTGCAGGAAGCAGATACAATTGGATATGGTAAAGCGGCAGAGGGAGCGAATTATTTATCAATATATACGAATGCTAAAATAAATAATGTTCGTGGAATATTCCGTTCTAATGATGAAGGTAAAACATGGACAAGAATCAACGATGATAAACATCAATATGGAGCTGCAGATGCAGATATCAGTGGAGATGCTAGAATTTATGGAAGAGTATATATAGCAACTAATGGACTTGGAGTAGTATATGGAGATACCACTAAAGATAATACTCTAAAAGTTGTAGGTGACGTTAATAGCGATGGTATAGTCGATATTTCAGATTATATAGCTATGCAGAAGTATGTAATGGGAGAAACTATTGATATAAATACTCAAAACTCGGATATAAATGGAGATGGAAGAATTAATACAGCAGATCTTTTTGCTTTAAGAAAAATAATTAATAGTTAA
- a CDS encoding X2-like carbohydrate binding domain-containing protein, whose protein sequence is MKRKKILSVMLAAAIVSANLCTTPVFAAETASNLGLDLTNVKTDESTNAINGTFNVTNNGEEAINLSDVKIRYYFTADNKKGQEFHCYNADIADPYKSVTGNVTGKFVKMESKADGADTYLEIGFDSSAGTLDSGKTVNIQSSFNKKDWSSFNQSNDYSFNDAQKVVVLVGGKVVSGTEPTVSTVDPSKTTTGAAVNVSGKVEVNVSNGSSANSIAPTFTITNTGDEELDLTTLKLKYFYTADGDEAETFNCYYAGTVGGDYQNLTGNVEGKIVKLGSAVANADSYIQVGFNGGTLAAGQSAQVQASVNKDGWKDYNQSDDYSYGDSKHVAAYVDNKLIWGSEPDGTPIVISAKLDRTSISVDKASLKDETINITLNGNTFTGISGLTEGTDYTVSDGNIVTIKSSYFGNLPVGSKALTFNFDKGEAQKLNVNVTDSNVTPDVDPVISPVSGDYNKSNKADMNVQMTLNGKSFVDIKNKDAVLSQGTDYVVNGDVVTIKQSYLDTLSEGQATDLTFDFSGGKSKIFTVNVIKAVEDGLVINIPDVTTKAGATVTIPVTITGIDPTEGLNGCNFKLKYDPALFENVSITSGDICVNPAKTLFKTIDSTSGTMSIMYADSTGKDLEAIVKNGVFMNINLKVKDSAANATSQIQVTKAGKFVDKDSHVYTINYKVGKITIGDGGVVTPVQDSTLATNSATVVSTTSAGIQVGMVLNGNKFVQIQNGDKVLVQGTDYTVDGTKVTINPSYISTLPEGSNELTFKFSAGNDAKFTLNVTKPATETLAAGIGKIEAKAGDTVTIPVTLSQAPTAGIANFSYRIKYDPSLVEVVGVDAGSIITNPEQNFVSGVYEDTKTISILFIDNALSDEETIKNAGVLSNIKLKIKDNAPKGLIPIEFNNDDHSFYDINGNEIKADFNNGSIEVK, encoded by the coding sequence ATGAAAAGAAAAAAAATTTTAAGCGTTATGCTGGCAGCAGCTATTGTTTCAGCAAACTTATGTACTACACCTGTATTTGCAGCTGAAACTGCTAGTAACTTAGGCTTAGACTTAACAAATGTAAAAACAGATGAATCAACAAATGCAATAAATGGAACATTTAATGTGACTAATAATGGTGAAGAAGCAATTAATTTATCGGATGTAAAAATAAGATACTATTTTACAGCTGATAATAAAAAGGGACAAGAATTCCACTGTTACAATGCAGACATTGCAGACCCATATAAAAGCGTAACAGGAAATGTTACAGGAAAATTTGTTAAGATGGAAAGCAAGGCTGATGGAGCAGACACATATCTTGAAATAGGATTTGATTCTAGTGCAGGAACCCTTGATTCAGGAAAGACAGTAAACATTCAATCAAGCTTTAATAAAAAGGATTGGTCAAGCTTTAATCAAAGTAATGACTATTCCTTTAATGATGCTCAAAAAGTTGTAGTTTTAGTTGGTGGTAAGGTAGTAAGTGGAACTGAACCAACTGTATCAACAGTAGATCCAAGTAAAACAACAACAGGTGCTGCAGTAAATGTTTCAGGAAAAGTTGAAGTAAATGTATCTAATGGGTCAAGTGCAAATTCAATAGCACCTACATTCACAATTACGAATACAGGTGATGAGGAATTAGATCTTACAACCTTAAAACTAAAATATTTTTACACAGCAGATGGAGATGAAGCAGAAACATTTAATTGTTATTATGCAGGAACAGTAGGAGGAGATTATCAGAATCTTACTGGAAATGTAGAAGGAAAAATAGTTAAATTGGGTTCAGCAGTTGCTAATGCTGATTCATATATTCAAGTAGGCTTTAATGGTGGAACTCTTGCAGCAGGACAATCAGCACAAGTACAAGCATCAGTTAATAAGGATGGCTGGAAAGACTATAATCAATCAGATGATTATTCATATGGTGACAGTAAACATGTGGCAGCTTATGTAGATAATAAATTAATATGGGGAAGCGAGCCAGATGGTACACCAATTGTGATATCTGCAAAATTAGATAGAACAAGTATTTCAGTTGATAAAGCATCATTAAAAGATGAAACAATCAATATTACCCTTAATGGAAATACTTTTACAGGAATCAGCGGATTAACAGAAGGTACAGATTATACAGTTTCAGATGGAAATATAGTAACAATTAAGAGTTCTTATTTTGGAAACTTACCTGTAGGAAGTAAAGCACTTACATTTAATTTTGATAAAGGAGAAGCTCAAAAGTTAAATGTTAATGTTACTGACTCTAATGTAACGCCAGATGTTGATCCAGTAATATCACCAGTATCAGGAGATTACAATAAGTCAAACAAAGCAGATATGAATGTTCAAATGACATTAAACGGAAAATCTTTTGTTGATATTAAAAACAAAGATGCAGTTTTGAGTCAAGGTACAGACTATGTTGTAAATGGAGATGTAGTTACAATAAAACAATCTTATTTAGATACACTTTCAGAAGGACAAGCTACAGACCTTACATTTGATTTTAGTGGAGGAAAATCTAAAATATTTACAGTTAATGTAATCAAGGCAGTTGAAGATGGTTTAGTTATAAATATTCCAGATGTTACAACAAAAGCTGGAGCTACAGTTACAATACCAGTAACTATTACAGGGATTGATCCTACAGAGGGACTTAATGGATGTAATTTCAAATTAAAATATGATCCTGCTCTATTTGAAAATGTATCTATAACATCAGGAGATATTTGTGTGAATCCAGCTAAGACTCTATTTAAAACAATAGACAGTACTAGTGGAACAATGAGTATAATGTATGCTGATTCTACTGGAAAAGACCTTGAGGCTATAGTAAAAAATGGAGTGTTCATGAATATCAACCTTAAAGTTAAGGATTCAGCGGCAAATGCAACAAGTCAAATACAAGTAACTAAAGCTGGAAAGTTTGTTGATAAGGATTCACATGTTTATACAATAAATTATAAGGTTGGAAAAATAACTATTGGAGATGGTGGTGTAGTAACACCTGTACAAGATTCTACATTAGCTACAAATAGTGCAACTGTTGTATCTACAACATCAGCAGGGATACAAGTTGGCATGGTCTTAAATGGAAATAAATTTGTTCAAATACAAAATGGAGATAAGGTATTAGTGCAAGGTACAGATTATACAGTTGATGGAACAAAGGTGACAATAAATCCTTCGTATATTTCAACTTTACCAGAAGGAAGTAATGAGCTTACATTTAAATTTAGTGCTGGAAATGATGCGAAGTTTACCCTTAATGTTACAAAGCCAGCTACTGAAACATTGGCTGCAGGCATTGGAAAAATAGAAGCAAAAGCCGGAGATACTGTAACTATTCCTGTTACTTTATCACAAGCACCAACTGCAGGAATAGCAAACTTCTCATATAGAATCAAATATGATCCTAGTTTAGTAGAAGTAGTAGGTGTAGATGCAGGTAGTATAATTACAAATCCAGAGCAAAATTTTGTATCAGGAGTATATGAAGATACAAAAACAATATCTATCCTATTTATAGATAATGCATTGAGTGATGAAGAAACAATAAAAAATGCTGGTGTATTATCAAACATCAAATTAAAAATAAAAGATAATGCTCCAAAAGGTTTAATTCCTATAGAGTTTAATAATGATGATCATTCATTCTATGATATAAATGGAAATGAAATAAAAGCTGATTTTAATAATGGAAGTATAGAGGTTAAATAA
- a CDS encoding glycoside hydrolase family 48 protein, protein MIKAKLKILVASVMCSAICLTPLFNTAAMAATTAQNASTTQTDEYQQRFMTMWGKIHDSKNGYFKNFTDGGTTLKVPYHSVETFMCEAPDYGHETTSEAYSYYMWLEAMYGKFTGNWNEFKNAWDSADKYIIPHGQDQAGMNAYNPNSPATLANEYPTINKYPSKLLFGTPVGKDPINNELKNAYGSGEMYGMHWLLDVDNWYGYGNRGDANSNAPAYINTFQRGSEESVWKTVPQPSYETFKWGGKNGYLDLFTGDNNYSKQWRYTDAPDADARAIQATYWADEWAKTQGKDVSQYVSKASKMGDYLRYSMFDKYFKPIGVGADQQTEASGQHYLLSWYYAWGGGAGGDWSWKIGCSHNHFGYQNPMTAWVMSKDADFKPKSSGGASDWNKSLDRQLELYQWLQSSEGGIAGGATNSLTTDAGSYQKYPEGTPTFYGMAYDWQPVYHDPPSNNWFGMQTWSMQRVAELYYKTGDKRAQAVLDKWTKWVKSVVKLNDDGTYAIPNNLTWSGQPDTWNGTYTGNPGLHVDVKDYSQDVGVTSSLANTLTYYAAASNKYSTFDKDSAKLAKELLDRMWKLDQDSKGLSVEEERADYSKIFDTKVYIPDGWSGKMPNGDVIKPGVSFLDIRSKYKQDPDFAKVEEAYKEGKAPVFKYHRFWAQSEAAIANGAYSILSKEFPADSILKGDVTGDGTVDIQDYIALQKYILDPATQINAANADVNGDGRVNTADLFALRKMVLDNQ, encoded by the coding sequence ATGATAAAAGCAAAGTTAAAGATATTAGTTGCATCTGTTATGTGTTCAGCAATTTGTTTAACACCGTTATTCAATACTGCAGCTATGGCTGCTACTACAGCTCAAAATGCTTCGACAACTCAAACTGATGAATATCAACAACGTTTCATGACTATGTGGGGAAAAATTCATGATTCTAAGAATGGATATTTTAAGAACTTTACTGATGGGGGAACAACTTTAAAAGTACCATATCATTCAGTTGAAACATTTATGTGTGAAGCACCAGATTATGGACATGAAACAACAAGTGAAGCGTATAGTTATTATATGTGGCTTGAAGCTATGTATGGAAAATTCACAGGTAACTGGAATGAATTTAAAAATGCATGGGATTCAGCAGATAAATATATTATTCCTCATGGTCAAGATCAAGCGGGAATGAATGCGTATAATCCGAATAGCCCAGCAACTCTTGCTAATGAATATCCAACTATAAATAAGTATCCAAGTAAATTACTATTTGGAACACCAGTTGGAAAAGACCCAATTAACAATGAGTTAAAAAATGCATATGGTTCAGGGGAAATGTATGGAATGCATTGGCTTCTTGATGTTGATAACTGGTATGGCTATGGTAATCGTGGAGATGCAAATAGTAATGCTCCAGCATATATAAACACATTCCAAAGAGGATCAGAAGAATCAGTTTGGAAAACAGTACCTCAACCATCCTATGAAACTTTTAAATGGGGAGGGAAAAATGGATATTTAGATTTGTTTACAGGAGATAATAATTATTCAAAGCAATGGCGTTATACAGATGCACCAGATGCTGATGCTCGTGCTATTCAAGCAACATATTGGGCTGATGAATGGGCAAAAACTCAAGGTAAGGATGTTAGCCAATATGTAAGTAAAGCATCAAAAATGGGTGATTACTTGAGATATTCTATGTTTGATAAATATTTTAAACCTATTGGAGTAGGAGCAGATCAGCAAACAGAGGCTTCTGGTCAGCATTATTTACTTTCATGGTATTATGCTTGGGGCGGTGGCGCTGGTGGAGACTGGTCTTGGAAAATAGGATGCAGTCATAACCACTTTGGATATCAAAATCCAATGACAGCATGGGTAATGTCAAAGGATGCAGATTTTAAACCTAAATCATCTGGTGGTGCGTCAGATTGGAATAAGAGTTTAGATCGTCAATTGGAATTATATCAATGGCTTCAATCTTCAGAAGGTGGTATAGCTGGTGGAGCAACAAATTCACTCACAACTGATGCTGGAAGTTATCAAAAATACCCAGAAGGTACACCAACCTTCTATGGAATGGCTTATGACTGGCAGCCAGTATATCATGATCCACCAAGTAACAACTGGTTTGGTATGCAAACATGGTCAATGCAACGTGTAGCTGAATTATATTACAAAACAGGAGATAAGAGGGCACAAGCTGTACTTGATAAATGGACAAAATGGGTTAAGAGTGTAGTTAAACTCAATGATGATGGAACTTATGCAATACCAAATAACTTAACATGGTCAGGACAACCAGATACATGGAATGGAACGTATACAGGAAATCCAGGTCTTCATGTGGATGTAAAAGATTATTCACAAGATGTTGGAGTAACATCATCATTAGCTAATACATTAACTTATTATGCGGCAGCAAGTAATAAGTATTCAACATTTGATAAAGACTCTGCGAAGCTTGCAAAAGAACTTCTTGATCGTATGTGGAAATTAGACCAAGATAGCAAAGGATTATCAGTAGAAGAAGAACGTGCTGATTATAGTAAGATATTTGACACTAAGGTATATATTCCAGACGGATGGAGTGGAAAAATGCCTAATGGAGATGTAATTAAACCAGGTGTATCATTCTTAGACATTCGTTCTAAATATAAGCAAGATCCAGATTTTGCAAAGGTAGAAGAAGCTTATAAAGAAGGAAAAGCTCCAGTATTTAAGTATCATCGTTTCTGGGCACAGTCAGAAGCTGCCATAGCAAATGGTGCATACTCAATTTTATCTAAGGAATTCCCAGCTGACAGCATTCTAAAAGGAGATGTTACTGGTGATGGAACAGTTGATATCCAAGATTATATTGCATTACAAAAATATATCTTAGATCCAGCTACGCAAATAAATGCTGCAAATGCTGATGTAAATGGAGACGGAAGAGTAAATACAGCTGATTTATTTGCATTAAGAAAAATGGTATTGGATAATCAATAA